GTGGAGGTGGCCGAGGGCGGCGTAGTCCACCCCGTCGAAGACGGAGGCCGGCACGGCTTCGACGCCGCCGACGCTGATGTCGCGCTCGCTGTCGCTGGCCTGCCCGCCGGTGACGAAGGCGTGTGCCAGGACCACGGAGCGGGTGCCGTGCGGGCGGGTGGCGAGGTCGGCCCGGATCCGGTCCATGGCCGCGCCCAGGACCGCCTCGTGGCTGACCTTCGGCGTGCTGAACTGGTCCTTGACCAGGGCCGGCTCCAGGTACGGCAGCCCGTAGAGGGCCACGTCGCCGTGGGCGTCGGCGAGCACGACCGGATCGGCGCAGCCGGCCGGGTCGGTCCGCAGGTGGATCCCGGCGCGGCCGATCAGCCCGGCGCCGACCCCGAGGCGGCGCGCGGAGTCGTGGTTGCCGGAGATCATGACGGTGGGCACGCCGAGGTCGGCGAGCCGGTGCAGGGCCCGGTCGTACAGCTCGACCGCCGGCAGCGGGGGCACGGCGCGGTCGTAGACGTCGCCGGCGACGAGGACGGCGTCGACCTCGTGGGTGCGGACCGTCTCGACGAGGTGGTCCACGAAGGCCGCCTGGGCGCCGAGCAGGTTCACCCGGTGGAAGGCCCGGCCGAGGTGCCAGTCGGAGGTGTGCAGGAACTTCACTGGCCGGCCCCGCCGCGCATGCCGTCTCCCCCTGGTCGTCTCCGGTCGCTGGACCCCACTACGCTAACCCGTCCCCGGGGGCGCTCAGGGCGCGTACGTCTCACCGCCCAGGGTGAGCCGGGCCGTACCGGCCGTGCTGTCGGCCAGCCAGGCCTCGAAGGCGGGCAGGTCCGCCTCGGGTAGGGCGACCTCGATCTCCACGGCGGCCCCGTAACGCAGGTCCACCACGGTGCGGCCGGTGGAGCGCAGGTCGTTCTGCGTCTTGCCGGCCCGCTGGTGGTCGACGGTGACGGTGGCCAGGCGGTAGCGCCGCCGGGTGACGGTTCCGAGTTCGTCGAGGGCCTCGCCGACGACTCCGCCGTAGGCGCGGATCAGCCCTCCGGCGCCGAGCTTCACGCCGCCGTAGTAGCGGGTGACGACGGCCACGGCGTAGCGGACGTCCCGGCGCATGAGCATCTGCAGCATGGGCACCCCGGCGGTGCCTCCGGGCTCCCCGTCGTCGCTGGCCTTCTGGACGGCGGCGTCGGCGCCGATGACGTAGGCGTAGCAGTTGTGCGTGGCGGTGGGGTGCTCCTTGCGGATGCGCGCGACGAAGTCCTGCGCCTCCTGCTCGGTCGCGGCGGGCGCGAGGGAACACAGGAAGCGCGAGCGGTTGATCTCCGACTCGTGCGCGCCCTCACGGGCCACCGTCACGTACTGGTCTGCCTTCACCGCTCCACCCTAGTCCGCGTCCGCGAGGGGAATCCGGCGCGGGGTGTTTCGGTTGACGCGGCTGAGCGTAAGCGGCAGACGACGGAACGAAGCATCATCAGGAGGCGGCGCGTGTACGGCGATCCGGCAACCATCCGCAAGATCCTCACCGAGCTCGGTGACACCTGGGCCGTGGTGGGCCTGTCGAACAACAGGGACCGGGCCGCCTACGGCGTGGCCCGCGTGCTCCAGCGGTTCGGCAAGCGCGTGGTCCCCGTACATCCCAAGGCCGAGACCGTGCACGGGGAGCCTGGGTACACCTCGCTGGAGGCGATCCCGTTCAAGGTGGACGTGGTGGACGTCTTCGTGAACAGCCACCTGGCCGGGGCGGTCGCCGACCAGGCGGTCGCCGTCGGCGCCGAGGCGGTCTGGTTCCAGCTCGGCGTGGTCGACGAGGCCGCCTACGAGCGGACCCGTGAGGCCGGGCTGGCAATGGTCATGGACCGCTGCCCGGCGATCGAGATCCCCGCGCTGTAGCGGCGGCCCGGCCCCGAGGTGGGGCTGGGGGCTACTTGTCGGCCTCGGCGCGGCCGGCCTCCGCGAGCCCGGCCTTCACCAGGTCGGGCTCCACCAGGTCGGCCTGCACGAGTGGGGCCCCTGCCCGTTCGACCTCGGCCGGCTCGGCCTCCGTGAGCGCGGCCAGCCCCCGCAGCTGCTCCGGCGTCATGCCGTCCGGGATCGGCACGGGCGCCGGGGTCCGCAGCGGCGGCTGCCACCCCGTCTCCGGGGTCCAGCGCCGTACGATGCGCGCCGGCGCCCCCGCCACCACGGCATGGTCGGGGACCTCGCCCCGCACGACGGAACCCGCGGCCACCACCACGTTGCGGCCCAGCCGCGCCCCCGGCAGGATCACCGCGCCCGTGCCGAGCCAGCATCCGGGGCCGATCTCCACCGGGGCGCTGCGCGGCCACTGCCGGCCGATGGGCTCGTGCGGGTCGTCGTAGCTGTGGTTGGTGGACGTGATGTAGACACCGGGTCCGCAGAAGGTGTTCGAGCCGATCTCGATGCGGGCGTCGGCGATGACGTGGCTGTCCCGCCCGATGACGACCCCGTCCCCGAGCACCAGCATCGGCTCCGCGCCGAGGTCGAGGCCCGGCATCATCCCGGCGGTGAGGGTGACCTGCTCGCCGATGATGCAGTGCCCGCCGAGCCGGATCCACCGCTCGCCGAAGACCGTGCCCTGCGGGAAGGCGAGCCGGGTGCCGTCCCCGATCGCGCCGAAGCGCAGCCGGCCCGGGGCCTGCGCGGTCACCGCGCCGGCCTGCTGCATCCAGCGCCAGCCGGTGTGGACCACACGGCTCGCCAGCCGGCGGCGCAGGACCGCCACGGATGAGAACGTGTTCTTTTTCTTGGGCACCCGGCCACGGTAGTGCGCCCGGCGGCGGCCGTCCGGACCACGGCCCTGTGATCTTCACCCCATCGCCGGAACGGCGGGCGGCGTGGCCTACCGTGCTGTTGGCGCGGCAACCGGACGACCGACCAGAGGGAAGCGAACATGACGCATCAGACGGCCCAGGCACTCGTTGCGGGTGTCGGTGGCAAGCACCCGGACATCGACCCCACCGCGTTCACCGCGCCCACCTCGGTCGTGGTCGGTGAGGTCACCGTCGCCGCCGGCGCGAGCGTCTGGTACTCGGCGGTGCTGCGCGCCGACTGCGGGCCGATCACGCTCGGCGCCGACAGCAACGTGCAGGACAACTGCACGCTCCACGTCGACCCCGGCTTCCCCCTGTCCGTCGGCGAGCGCGTCTCCATCGGCCACAACGCCGTCGTGCACGGCTGCACCGTCGAGGACGACTGCCTCATCGGCATGGGCGCCACCGTCCTGAACGGCGCGGTGATCGGCGCCGGTTCCCTCGTGGCCGCGCAGGCGCTGGTCCCGCAGGGCATGGTGGTCCCGCCCGGCTCACTGGTCGCGGGCGTCCCCGCGAAGGTCCGGCGCGAGCTCACCGACGAGGAGCGCGAGGGCATCAGGGTCAACGCCCAGATGTACGCGGAGCTGGCGAAGCAGCACCGCGCCTCGGTCACGCCCTGATTCCCGGCGCCGGTCCCGGCGGCCAGGAGCGTGCGGGCGGCGTGGGCCGCCCGGCGCCGTCCGCTCCGGCGCCGTCCGCTCCGGCCCCGTCACTCACCGACCGTGGCGTGGGCCGCCGGCTGCGCGGGGATCCCCCCGCCGGCCGCGCCGACGGCCTCCGCCGCCTTCTTCATCCGGCTGCGCACCACCAGCGTCACGACGATCCCGAACACCACCGCGAGACCCAGGGCCAGCCAGGAGAACCGCTTCAGCCAGGGCTCCGCGACGATGCCGACCGAGTAGATGACGGCGGTGGTTCCGCCCGCCCAGAGGATTCCGCCGAGGACGTTGGCGACGAGGAACCGCCAGTACGGCATGTGCAGCACGCCCGCGAGGGGCCCCGCGAAGATCCGCAGCAGCGCCACGAACCGGCCGAAGAAGACGGCCCACATGCCCCACTTCTCGAAGGAGCGCTCCGCCAGTGCGACCTGCTGGGGACCGAAGTGCTTGGGGAAGCGCCGGCCCAGCCGCTCCAGCAGCGGCTTGCCGCCCCGGCGTCCGATGGCGTAGCCGATCGAGTCGCCCACGATCGCGCCGGTGATCGCGCACAGCCCCAGGACGACGGGGTCGATCTCCCCGTGCTGCGAGGCCAGCAGTGCCGAGCTCACCAGGATGATCTCGCCCGGCAGCGGGATGCCAAGGCTCTCCAGGCCGATGACCAGGCCCACCAGGAGATAGATGCTGACCGCCGGAATCGTCTCCAGCCATTCCTGGATGTGCACCGGTGCGTCCTTCCGAGTCGTCCCCGGCGCGCCCCCTGTGACACGCCGAACGGGCAGCCTATCGGCTCGCCGGAGCGGCCTTTGACCTCAGAGGCAGTTCGCGCGAGGAACGCCCCGCGAAGACCTCGCGGCGGCCGGAGCCCAGTACCCAGGTGTGGCGCTCCGGGTCCCACGAGGACAGCGCACGGGCGTCGACGTCGATCGTGACGCGCTGCGCCGCGCCGGGCGGCAGGGTGATCCGCCGGTAGCCGGCGAGGGCGCGCACCGGCTGGTCGAGCCGGAGCTCCTCGGACGGCCCCACGTACACCTGGGCGACGTCCGTGCCCTTGCGCCGGCCGGTGTTGCGGACGGTGAACTCCACGCGCAGCCCGCCGTGCCACGCGCGGACCGAAAGCTTCTCGTACCGCCACGTCGTGTACGACAGGCCGTGCCCGAAGGGGAAGAGCGGTGTCGCCCGCTCGGCGTCGTACCAGCGGTGGCCGACGTGCACACCCTCGGAGTACTCCTGCCGGCCGCCCACCCCCGGGTAGCGCGCGGGGTCCGCCCCGACCGGCGTCGTCCGCCCGTCGGCCGGAAAGGTCTGGGTGAGGCGGCCGCCGGGGTCGACGTCGCCGAAGAGGACGTCGGCGGTGGCCCCGGCGCCCTCCTGCCCCGGGTAGTACATCTGGAGGACCGCTCCGGTACGCGAGAGCCACGGCATGGTCGTGGCGGAGGGGGTGTTGAGCACGACCGTCGTACGCGGGTTGGCGGCGGTGACCGCCTCGATCAGCCGTTCCTGCCCGCCGGGGAGCGCCAGCGAGGTCCGGTCCCGGCCCTCGGTGGAGTCCTCGTAGGCGAACAGGACCACGCTGCGGGCGGCCTTCGCCGTGTGCACCGCCTCGGCGAGGTCCGCGGCCCGGATCGCCCCCGTGGTGTGCCGCAGGCGCAGCCGCTGGCCCTTGTCCCCGCCGGAGGCGGTGACGGCGAGCCGGTGGGTGCCCGCCTTGAGGGCGAGGGTCCGGCGGCGCACGGCCATCCCGTCGGGTGCGGTGCCGAGCAGTCCGCCCGCGTAGTGCTCGGCCACGCCCGCCTCGACGGGGAACAGCTCCTCCCCGTCGAGGCGTACGCCGGGCCGCTCGCCGGTGTAGTGCACCAGCAGGGTCCACTCGTCGTCGGCCGCGAGGTGGAAGGTGCCTTCGTGGGTCCAGACGCGGCCGGGCCCGACCTCGCGGTGCTCCAGATCGGCGGCGGGGGTCAGCAGCTTCGCCGGGAGCGGCCGCCCGTACAGGTCCTCGCCGAGGGCGTGGCGCACGGTCGAGCCGTTCCCGGCCCTGCGGCGGATGGCGGTGAGCGGGGCGTCCGCGCCGTCGGGGACGACCTGCGAGCTGCCCCCGCCGCCGACGAACGGCACCTGGGCGGTCGGACCGATGACCGCGATGGAGCGGGCCGCGGGTCCGGTCAGCGGCAGGGTGCCGTGCTCGTTGCGCAGCAGCACCGCACCGGCCGTGGCCACCTTGCGGGCGACCCTGGCGCCGGCCGCGGCGTCGCGCGGGGGCCGGGCGGGCTGCCGGGCGGCCAGCAGTCCGAAACGGTCCATGGTGGAGAGGATCCGGTGCACGGCCTGGTCGACGGCCGCCTCCGTCACGGAACCGCCGCGCACCGCCTCGCGCAGCGGCCCGCCGAAGTGGGTTCCGGCGGGCATCTCCATGTCGAGGCCGGCGCGGATGGCGGCGACGGTGCTGTGGGCCGCGCCCCAGTCGGAGACCACCCAGCCGTCGAACCCCCAGCTTCTGCGGAGGAGTTCGTCGAGCAGGGGTCCGCTTTCGCAGGCGTGGATTCCGTTGACCTTGTTGGAGGAGCCCAGCACGGCGCCGGCGCCGGCGGCCACGGCTGCCTCGAAGCCGCGCAGCTCCGTCTCGCGCAGGGTCTGCTCGCCGACGGACACGTCGACGGTGTCGCGGCCGCGTTCCTGGTTGTTGAGGGCGAAGTGCTTGACGGCGGCGATGAGGCCCTCGTCCTGGATCCCCCGTACCACCTCGCCGACCAGGTCGGCGGTCAGCCGCGGGTCCTCGGAGAAGGTCTCGAAGTTCCGGCCGGCGTGAGGGGTTCGGATGAGGTTGGCCATGGGGGCCAGCACGACGTCCTGGCCGAGGGCCCGGCCTTCGCGGCCGATGACCTGCCCGTACTCGCGGGCCAGCGACGGGTCGAAGGCCGAGGCGAGTAGCACCGGCGCGGGAAGTGCGGTGGCCGGCCGCGAGACCCGTACGCCGGCGGACCCGTCGGTGAAGCGCAGGGCGGGGATGCCCAGGCGCGGTACGCCGGGCACATGGCCGGCGTGGCCGGCGGGGGCCGGGTCGGGGGCGCCGTGCAGCAGGGCGGTCTTCTCTTCCAGGGTGAGCTGCTCCAGCAGGGCGTCGATCCGGGCGGCGCCGCCCGTGCCGGTCCCGGTGCCGCTGCGGGCGGGTGGGCCCGCGGCGCCGGCGGCGGGTACGGCCGGGCCCGCGCCGGGCGGTGGCAGGGCCGGGGCGCAGCCGCCGGCGCCGAGGGCCGCGGCCATCCCGCCCGCCGTTGCGAACAGCCGCATCGCCGAACGCCTGGACACGTCCTCGCTCATGCTGGCTCCCTGCGGCACGGGTCGGCGGGAGCGGCCCGCACCGGACCGCTCCCGGGCCACTGTGCTCCGGGTGTCCGCGGGCCCGGTCGAGACGCGCCACCGCGGGCGCCCAGGTTCAGCCCTCCGGCAGTGGCGGCAGGCTGTCGGTGGTGCGCCGGGGCTCGTCCTGGCTCTGGATGCGCGCCTCGGTGCGGTGTCCGCGCGCGATGTAGTCCCGTACGACGGCCTCGACCGCGTCCTGCGGCGAGCCGACTCCGGCGAGCACCATCACCTCCACCACGAGTTCGGCGTCGAGGCTGATGCTGACCTTGGCCATGGGGTACCCCCTCCGTTGTCGTGGCAGGACTCTAGTCCGGTGACCGCCGGGGTTCAGGGGCGAGTGAGCCGAAGGGGCGCGCCGGGGAGTGAGGGCGAGCGCGCGGAGGAAACCGCGAGGAACGAGCGGTTTACGAACACGCACGCCCTCACGAGCTGGCAAAAGGCGCCCCGGAGGCGAACCGAGCCCGCGAAAAAAGGGGAACGAGCGGTTTACGAGCACGCACGC
This DNA window, taken from Streptomyces sp. TN58, encodes the following:
- a CDS encoding exonuclease SbcCD subunit D; this encodes MKFLHTSDWHLGRAFHRVNLLGAQAAFVDHLVETVRTHEVDAVLVAGDVYDRAVPPLPAVELYDRALHRLADLGVPTVMISGNHDSARRLGVGAGLIGRAGIHLRTDPAGCADPVVLADAHGDVALYGLPYLEPALVKDQFSTPKVSHEAVLGAAMDRIRADLATRPHGTRSVVLAHAFVTGGQASDSERDISVGGVEAVPASVFDGVDYAALGHLHGCQTINERVRYSGSPLAYSFSEADHRKTMWLIELGPAGEISRAERVDTPVPRPLARLRGRIDDLLDDPAYAVHEDSWVEATLTDPVRPDDPMARLAARFPHTLTLTFDPEGRREETGASYAQRLRGRTDQQIAEDFVAHVRGGGLPDEAERAVLQGAFDDVRADDSCRENRR
- a CDS encoding YigZ family protein yields the protein MKADQYVTVAREGAHESEINRSRFLCSLAPAATEQEAQDFVARIRKEHPTATHNCYAYVIGADAAVQKASDDGEPGGTAGVPMLQMLMRRDVRYAVAVVTRYYGGVKLGAGGLIRAYGGVVGEALDELGTVTRRRYRLATVTVDHQRAGKTQNDLRSTGRTVVDLRYGAAVEIEVALPEADLPAFEAWLADSTAGTARLTLGGETYAP
- a CDS encoding CoA-binding protein yields the protein MYGDPATIRKILTELGDTWAVVGLSNNRDRAAYGVARVLQRFGKRVVPVHPKAETVHGEPGYTSLEAIPFKVDVVDVFVNSHLAGAVADQAVAVGAEAVWFQLGVVDEAAYERTREAGLAMVMDRCPAIEIPAL
- a CDS encoding acyltransferase: MPKKKNTFSSVAVLRRRLASRVVHTGWRWMQQAGAVTAQAPGRLRFGAIGDGTRLAFPQGTVFGERWIRLGGHCIIGEQVTLTAGMMPGLDLGAEPMLVLGDGVVIGRDSHVIADARIEIGSNTFCGPGVYITSTNHSYDDPHEPIGRQWPRSAPVEIGPGCWLGTGAVILPGARLGRNVVVAAGSVVRGEVPDHAVVAGAPARIVRRWTPETGWQPPLRTPAPVPIPDGMTPEQLRGLAALTEAEPAEVERAGAPLVQADLVEPDLVKAGLAEAGRAEADK
- a CDS encoding gamma carbonic anhydrase family protein — translated: MTHQTAQALVAGVGGKHPDIDPTAFTAPTSVVVGEVTVAAGASVWYSAVLRADCGPITLGADSNVQDNCTLHVDPGFPLSVGERVSIGHNAVVHGCTVEDDCLIGMGATVLNGAVIGAGSLVAAQALVPQGMVVPPGSLVAGVPAKVRRELTDEEREGIRVNAQMYAELAKQHRASVTP
- a CDS encoding DedA family protein, whose amino-acid sequence is MHIQEWLETIPAVSIYLLVGLVIGLESLGIPLPGEIILVSSALLASQHGEIDPVVLGLCAITGAIVGDSIGYAIGRRGGKPLLERLGRRFPKHFGPQQVALAERSFEKWGMWAVFFGRFVALLRIFAGPLAGVLHMPYWRFLVANVLGGILWAGGTTAVIYSVGIVAEPWLKRFSWLALGLAVVFGIVVTLVVRSRMKKAAEAVGAAGGGIPAQPAAHATVGE
- a CDS encoding glycoside hydrolase family 3 C-terminal domain-containing protein, with amino-acid sequence MSEDVSRRSAMRLFATAGGMAAALGAGGCAPALPPPGAGPAVPAAGAAGPPARSGTGTGTGGAARIDALLEQLTLEEKTALLHGAPDPAPAGHAGHVPGVPRLGIPALRFTDGSAGVRVSRPATALPAPVLLASAFDPSLAREYGQVIGREGRALGQDVVLAPMANLIRTPHAGRNFETFSEDPRLTADLVGEVVRGIQDEGLIAAVKHFALNNQERGRDTVDVSVGEQTLRETELRGFEAAVAAGAGAVLGSSNKVNGIHACESGPLLDELLRRSWGFDGWVVSDWGAAHSTVAAIRAGLDMEMPAGTHFGGPLREAVRGGSVTEAAVDQAVHRILSTMDRFGLLAARQPARPPRDAAAGARVARKVATAGAVLLRNEHGTLPLTGPAARSIAVIGPTAQVPFVGGGGSSQVVPDGADAPLTAIRRRAGNGSTVRHALGEDLYGRPLPAKLLTPAADLEHREVGPGRVWTHEGTFHLAADDEWTLLVHYTGERPGVRLDGEELFPVEAGVAEHYAGGLLGTAPDGMAVRRRTLALKAGTHRLAVTASGGDKGQRLRLRHTTGAIRAADLAEAVHTAKAARSVVLFAYEDSTEGRDRTSLALPGGQERLIEAVTAANPRTTVVLNTPSATTMPWLSRTGAVLQMYYPGQEGAGATADVLFGDVDPGGRLTQTFPADGRTTPVGADPARYPGVGGRQEYSEGVHVGHRWYDAERATPLFPFGHGLSYTTWRYEKLSVRAWHGGLRVEFTVRNTGRRKGTDVAQVYVGPSEELRLDQPVRALAGYRRITLPPGAAQRVTIDVDARALSSWDPERHTWVLGSGRREVFAGRSSRELPLRSKAAPASR